One window of Quercus robur chromosome 12, dhQueRobu3.1, whole genome shotgun sequence genomic DNA carries:
- the LOC126710322 gene encoding casein kinase 1-like protein 3 — MERIVGDKYKLGRKIGSGSFGEIFLATHIDTFEIVAVKIENQKTKHPQLLYEAKLYSVLQGGNGIANMKWCGVNGDDNILVLDLLGPSLEDLFVYCGRKFSLKTVLMLAELMITRIEYVHAKGFLHRDIKPDNFLMGLGRKANVVYIIDFGLAKRFRDPTTNRHIPYKENKNLTGTARYASCNTHLGIEQSRRDDLESLGYVLLYFLRGSLPWQGLKAATKKQKYDKICEKKLSTRIEVLCKSHPVEFASYFHYCHSLTFDQRPDYGFLKRLFRDLFNREGYEFDNVFDWTILKYQQTQRTNMQAQSSPVTGATSSLAKPMDVDKNKGGKDAFYSAKATEPREPSKNTHQQVHVQFRSSEAQNLSASNLKEKHTVSNAAMASTSSAMPRSFKSNFSKPDGQAETAYAGRGLGNGTGTSSSWMASLKRISSTK; from the exons ATGGAGAGGATCGTCGGAGATAAGTACAAATTAGGTCGCAAAATCGGTAGCGGATCGTTTGGTGAAATTTTTCTTG CTACACATATAGACACCTTTGAAATCGTGGCGGTTAAGATT GAAAACCAGAAGACGAAGCATCCGCAATTGCTTTATGAGGCCAAGTTGTATAGTGTTCTTCAAGGAGGAA ATGGTATTGCGAACATGAAATGGTGCGGGGTGAATGGAGATGATAACATTCTTGTCCTTGACCTTCTTGGACCAAGTCTTGAAGATCTCTTTGTCTACTGTGGGAGGAAGTTTTCCTTGAAAACAGTCTTAATGTTGGCTGAGCTAATG ATTACGAGAATAGAGTATGTGCATGCTAAAGGATTTTTGCATAGAGACATTAAACCAGATAACTTCCTCATGGGTCTTGGCAGGAAAGCAAATGTG gtttatattattgattttgGACTTGCAAAAAGATTTCGGGACCCCACGACAAATCGGCATATTCCTTACAA agagaacaaaaacttaacaGGGACTGCACGTTATGCAAGTTGCAATACTCATTTGGGAATTG aACAGAGCCGTCGGGATGATTTGGAGTCACTGGGCTATGTTCTCCTGTACTTTTTAAGAGGAAG CCTTCCTTGGCAGGGTTTAAAGGCTGCCACAAAAAAGCAAAAGTATGACAAGATATGTGAGAAGAAGTTATCAACTCGTATTGAG GTCCTTTGCAAGTCGCATCCTGTGGAGTTTGCATCATACTTCCATTATTGCCACTCATTGACATTTGATCAGAGGCCTGATTATGGATTCTTGAAGCGCCTGTTTCGTGACTTGTTTAATCGGGAAG GATATGAGTTTGATAATGTATTTGATTGGACCATTTTAAAATACCAGCAGACACAACGGACAAATATGCAAGCTCAATCATCT CCAGTTACTGGAGCGACAAGTAGTCTAGCAAAGCCTATGGATGTGGATAAGAATAAAG gAGGCAAGGATGCTTTTTATTCAGCCAAGGCTACTGAGCCTAGAGAACCAAGTAAAAACACTCATCAACAGGTTCATGTGCAGTTTAGATCATCAGAAGCTCAGAATTTGAGTGCTTCAAATCTGAAGGAGAAACAT ACTGTGAGCAATGCAGCAATGGCATCTACTTCGTCTGCTATGCCAAGATCCTTCAAAAGCAATTTTTCAAAACCTGATGGGCAGGCAGAAACTGCATATGCAGGTCGTGGGCTCGGGAATGGAACTGGTACTTCAAGCAGCTGGATGGCATCATTAAAACGAATTTCCTCAACCAAGTAA